A single window of Polaribacter sp. SA4-10 DNA harbors:
- a CDS encoding NAD(P)/FAD-dependent oxidoreductase, with translation MKNLVILGAGTAGTMMANHLVSKLKKDTWKITIIDQYKTHYYQPGFLFLPFDIYNEEQVKKVGKKFIPKGVHYIQKKIEQIFPNENKVELEDETLQYDILIVATGCKIAPQETEGMKGKNWHKNVFDFYTYKGALALRNKLRDWKGGKMIVHFTEMPIKCPVAPLEFVFLADSYFTKKGMRDKVDLTYVTPLGGAFTKPKATAALGHLMKEKNIKVITDFNIEKVDNDKNQIIDYGDKAVDFDLLVTVPTNMGDEVIERSGMGDDLNFVPTHHNTLQSLEHENVFVIGDATNVPASKAGSVAHFASETLTDNILLYIDGKPLKEEFDGHANCFIETGNNKALLIDFNYEFEPLEGTFPIAGIGPLKLLKESILNHWGKLAFRWIYWNMLLKGIPIPLVSRNMSTKGKKIN, from the coding sequence ATGAAAAACTTAGTCATTTTAGGAGCTGGAACAGCTGGAACAATGATGGCAAATCATTTAGTATCTAAACTTAAAAAAGATACTTGGAAGATTACTATTATTGACCAATACAAAACACATTATTATCAACCAGGTTTTTTATTTCTACCATTTGATATTTATAATGAAGAGCAAGTAAAAAAGGTTGGTAAAAAATTCATTCCTAAAGGGGTACATTATATTCAGAAAAAAATTGAACAAATTTTTCCAAATGAAAACAAAGTAGAGCTAGAAGATGAAACCTTGCAATATGATATTTTAATTGTAGCTACAGGTTGTAAAATTGCTCCTCAGGAAACGGAAGGAATGAAAGGTAAAAATTGGCATAAAAATGTATTTGATTTTTACACATATAAAGGGGCTTTGGCTTTAAGAAATAAATTAAGAGATTGGAAAGGTGGTAAAATGATTGTGCATTTTACAGAAATGCCAATTAAATGTCCCGTAGCTCCCTTAGAGTTTGTTTTTTTAGCGGATTCTTATTTTACTAAAAAAGGAATGAGAGATAAAGTTGACTTAACCTATGTTACCCCACTTGGAGGAGCATTCACAAAACCAAAAGCTACCGCTGCACTAGGTCATTTAATGAAAGAAAAAAACATTAAAGTTATCACTGATTTTAATATTGAAAAAGTTGATAATGATAAAAACCAAATTATTGATTACGGAGACAAAGCTGTTGACTTTGATTTATTAGTTACTGTACCAACAAATATGGGAGATGAAGTAATTGAACGTTCTGGTATGGGAGACGATTTAAATTTTGTACCAACACACCATAATACGCTTCAATCTTTAGAACATGAAAATGTATTTGTAATTGGTGATGCCACTAACGTACCAGCATCTAAAGCAGGTTCTGTTGCTCATTTTGCATCAGAAACTTTAACAGACAACATTTTATTATATATAGATGGTAAACCTTTAAAAGAAGAATTTGATGGTCATGCCAACTGTTTTATAGAAACTGGGAATAACAAAGCGCTTTTAATTGATTTCAATTATGAGTTCGAACCTTTAGAAGGAACATTTCCTATTGCCGGTATTGGCCCTCTAAAACTTTTAAAAGAAAGTATACTTAATCATTGGGGGAAATTAGCTTTTAGGTGGATTTATTGGAATATGCTTTTAAAAGGAATTCCAATACCACTGGTAAGTAGAAATATGAGTACAAAAGGAAAAAAGATAAATTAA